One Actinomyces respiraculi DNA window includes the following coding sequences:
- a CDS encoding thymidine kinase translates to MAKLYFRYGAMNSGKTTGLLQTAYNYEERGQSVLLVKAGVDTKGDDTVVSRLGMVRRVDLLVGVGDDLRALVRERALGDRASHEGVSVRETVDCVLVDEAQFLTPLQVDQLMTLVLIDDVPVLAYGIRTDFRTVSFPGSRRLLEIAHSLEELKTICRCGRKAIFNARKVGERFVFDGDQIAIDGEDVTYESLCGKCYLAAGGVLAGE, encoded by the coding sequence ATGGCCAAGCTCTACTTCCGCTACGGCGCGATGAACTCAGGCAAGACCACCGGCCTGCTGCAGACCGCCTACAACTACGAGGAGCGCGGGCAGAGCGTCCTGCTCGTCAAGGCGGGTGTCGACACCAAGGGCGACGACACGGTCGTCTCGCGCCTGGGCATGGTGCGCCGGGTGGATCTGCTCGTCGGCGTCGGCGACGATCTGCGCGCCCTTGTGCGGGAGCGCGCGTTGGGCGATCGGGCCTCGCACGAGGGCGTGAGTGTGCGCGAGACGGTGGACTGCGTGCTTGTGGACGAGGCTCAGTTCCTCACGCCCCTCCAGGTGGACCAGCTCATGACTCTCGTGCTCATCGACGACGTGCCCGTCCTCGCCTACGGCATCCGCACGGACTTCCGCACCGTGTCCTTCCCCGGCTCACGGCGCCTGCTGGAGATCGCCCACTCCCTGGAGGAGCTCAAGACGATCTGCCGGTGCGGGCGCAAGGCGATCTTCAACGCCCGCAAGGTGGGCGAACGCTTCGTCTTCGACGGCGACCAGATCGCCATCGACGGGGAGGACGTCACCTACGAGTCCCTGTGCGGCAAGTGCTACCTGGCGGCGGGTGGGGTGCTGGCGGGCGAGTAG
- a CDS encoding phosphatase PAP2 family protein, which translates to MPVTPSTSADPHPSHRLVPTILVAGAIGLALFAAIAAQVVTGSALTLLDPTATAHAVSLRRPWLTQVAWVATHLGGTTGLTLLALLACAVLAVHGRRLQAGVLAVMMAGSAALTVLLKLAFGRERPSVALLLGEPSSSFAFPSGHSFNTAVLVGALAGVVLLSGAPRARKAVAVLGAVVASLLVGLSRVYLAYHWMTDVLAGWSLAVAWLSLVAATVLLLRGHRPWGLRSEPGPAQE; encoded by the coding sequence ATGCCCGTCACGCCCTCGACATCCGCCGACCCCCATCCGAGCCACCGGCTCGTGCCCACGATCCTGGTGGCAGGGGCCATCGGGTTGGCGCTGTTCGCCGCGATCGCCGCCCAGGTGGTCACGGGCAGCGCGCTGACGCTCCTTGACCCGACGGCGACGGCGCACGCCGTGAGCCTGCGACGTCCGTGGCTCACGCAGGTCGCCTGGGTGGCAACGCACCTGGGTGGGACGACGGGCCTGACGCTGCTTGCCCTTCTGGCCTGCGCAGTGCTGGCGGTGCACGGTCGCCGACTCCAGGCGGGTGTGCTGGCGGTGATGATGGCGGGCTCGGCCGCGCTCACCGTGCTGCTCAAGCTCGCCTTCGGCCGTGAGCGCCCCTCGGTCGCCCTGCTGCTCGGGGAGCCGTCCTCCTCCTTCGCCTTTCCCTCAGGCCACTCCTTCAACACCGCGGTGCTGGTCGGGGCCCTGGCTGGGGTCGTGCTGCTGTCCGGCGCACCTCGGGCCCGCAAGGCGGTGGCGGTCCTGGGGGCCGTGGTGGCCTCCCTCCTCGTGGGGCTGTCACGGGTCTATCTGGCGTACCACTGGATGACGGACGTGCTTGCCGGCTGGTCACTGGCCGTGGCGTGGCTGTCGCTGGTGGCGGCGACGGTGCTGCTGCTGCGCGGGCACCGCCCGTGGGGGCTCCGGAGCGAGCCGGGGCCGGCTCAGGAGTAG
- a CDS encoding class I SAM-dependent RNA methyltransferase: protein MTTRPARRSPRPETTRPAAREEVLLDVGAPAHGGHCVARTTDDPDGRVIFVRHALPGERVRAVMTQKTSKIWRADAIEILSASPDRVEPVWPQAGPGGVGGGELSHVALGAQRTWKRWVLADCLRRIGGPDVAQAVTEAAGGTAVSVEPLPSEVRAEASEDARTRALAGTGTRTRLALTADERGRFGMHAFRSSTVLDPGRLPLAVAAIADLGLTERALWRRHARPGSRLEAVAPSVGEPLVLIDGRVLTAEGRAASRRRVGEVVDASGLGLGELRYSVHADGFWQVHKDAPAALVDAVVRAVVTGSPSGGGASLVADRVAGTSVLELYSGAGLFTLPLAAAGARVVSLEGSAQAVGDARRTLHGYDTVSLHTGRASARAVDELGRLDGTPADVVVLDPPRQGAGREVIEAVAALGPRRVVLVACDPAALARDLGSLLHSGYTVRGVRALDMFPHTHHFETVVVLDRH, encoded by the coding sequence ATGACCACCCGCCCCGCACGCAGGAGCCCCCGCCCCGAGACCACCCGCCCCGCCGCGCGCGAGGAGGTCCTTCTCGACGTCGGCGCCCCCGCCCACGGCGGGCACTGCGTCGCCCGCACCACCGACGACCCTGACGGACGTGTGATCTTCGTGCGCCACGCCCTGCCCGGCGAGCGGGTCCGTGCGGTCATGACCCAGAAGACCTCCAAGATCTGGCGCGCCGACGCCATCGAGATCCTCAGCGCCTCCCCGGACCGGGTCGAGCCCGTGTGGCCCCAGGCCGGTCCTGGTGGAGTGGGCGGGGGAGAGCTCTCCCACGTGGCGCTGGGTGCCCAACGCACCTGGAAGCGGTGGGTGCTCGCCGACTGCCTGCGCCGCATCGGTGGCCCGGACGTCGCCCAGGCCGTCACCGAGGCCGCCGGGGGCACCGCGGTCAGCGTCGAGCCCCTGCCCTCCGAGGTGCGCGCGGAGGCCTCTGAGGATGCCCGCACCCGCGCCCTGGCCGGGACCGGCACCCGCACCCGCCTGGCCCTGACGGCCGATGAGCGGGGCCGTTTCGGTATGCACGCCTTCCGCTCCTCCACCGTCCTGGACCCCGGCCGCCTGCCGCTGGCGGTGGCGGCCATCGCCGACCTGGGCCTGACCGAGCGCGCCCTGTGGCGCAGGCATGCCCGTCCCGGCAGCCGCCTGGAGGCCGTGGCCCCCTCCGTCGGCGAGCCGCTGGTCCTCATCGACGGTCGGGTGCTCACCGCTGAGGGCCGCGCCGCCAGCCGTCGGCGCGTCGGCGAGGTGGTGGACGCCTCCGGCCTGGGCCTGGGCGAGCTGCGCTACAGCGTGCACGCCGACGGCTTCTGGCAGGTCCACAAGGACGCTCCGGCCGCCCTGGTCGACGCCGTCGTGCGGGCCGTCGTCACCGGCTCGCCCTCGGGCGGCGGGGCCTCCTTGGTCGCGGACCGGGTGGCTGGGACCAGTGTCCTCGAGCTGTACTCCGGTGCCGGACTGTTCACCCTGCCGCTGGCCGCCGCCGGGGCCCGCGTCGTCAGCCTGGAGGGCTCCGCACAGGCCGTCGGCGACGCCCGGCGCACCCTGCACGGCTACGACACGGTGAGCCTGCACACCGGGCGTGCGAGTGCCCGGGCGGTGGACGAGCTCGGCCGGCTCGATGGCACGCCGGCCGATGTCGTCGTCCTCGACCCGCCGCGCCAGGGTGCCGGCCGGGAGGTCATCGAGGCCGTCGCAGCCCTCGGCCCGCGCCGGGTGGTGCTCGTGGCCTGCGACCCGGCGGCCCTCGCCCGGGACCTGGGCTCCCTGCTGCACTCGGGATACACGGTCCGCGGGGTGCGTGCGCTCGACATGTTCCCGCACACCCACCACTTCGAGACGGTCGTGGTCCTCGACCGACACTGA
- a CDS encoding DNA polymerase Y family protein — MSGTHQPSEQNGARPRDTGPVPAVPRLLAIWVPDWPVVALTLEQHHHPPGLHHPDKGPGSRPGRTAPPNPALEPVAVVGARGVRAASAPARTAGVRRGMRLRLARSLCPELVVLPPDPAREARAFEPVMDALSTVLAEPVVARPGLALSGARGPAHWFGGEEEVASALVDAVARDVGVECLVGGGDSLLAAILAARRGILVPEGQSAAFLAPWDLGRVLAALPTEQERARTEPVLEALARLGVRTLGDLAALPRADVTARFGPAGERAHRLATGEAWQVPSSPRPAADIEAALVLDPPVERADAAAFASRTLAERLSSSLVAHGLAAGRLLVEAECEDGSLLSRSWALETVPSPADLTDRVRWQIEGWLAARPGARLAGALVRLRLLARETFAAGTSQTGLWSAPGEEGRRRAARAAERVESLLGAGSVSVPVLDEGWDPRSRARLVPWGQHGPDSPVRAKPGRGAASDDGRATWVGSLPSPSPSRVLAEPAPTVLLDAQGREVLVDAQGQLTCAPWEVLVDLTDLVDAGSAPDGRQRVRSWAGPWPVDEGWWRPTGALRRAYLQLVPQDGPALLLVRRSGWWLEGIYS, encoded by the coding sequence GTGAGCGGGACGCACCAGCCCTCCGAGCAGAACGGCGCCCGCCCCCGCGACACGGGTCCCGTCCCGGCCGTGCCACGGCTGCTCGCCATCTGGGTCCCCGACTGGCCCGTCGTCGCCCTCACCCTCGAGCAGCACCATCACCCACCCGGGCTCCACCACCCGGACAAGGGGCCCGGCTCCCGGCCCGGGCGCACCGCGCCGCCTAACCCCGCCCTCGAGCCCGTCGCCGTCGTCGGTGCCCGTGGCGTCCGGGCCGCCTCCGCTCCCGCCCGCACTGCCGGGGTGCGCCGTGGCATGAGGCTGCGCCTGGCCCGCTCCCTGTGTCCCGAGCTCGTCGTCCTGCCGCCGGACCCCGCACGCGAGGCCCGTGCCTTCGAACCCGTCATGGATGCCCTGAGCACCGTCCTGGCCGAGCCTGTCGTTGCGCGCCCCGGCCTCGCCCTGTCTGGCGCCCGCGGCCCCGCGCACTGGTTCGGAGGTGAGGAGGAGGTTGCGTCCGCCCTCGTCGACGCTGTCGCCCGGGACGTCGGCGTCGAGTGCCTGGTCGGCGGTGGCGACTCCCTCCTGGCAGCCATCCTCGCCGCCCGCAGAGGGATCCTCGTCCCCGAGGGACAGTCCGCCGCCTTCCTCGCGCCCTGGGACCTCGGCCGCGTCCTGGCCGCCCTGCCCACCGAGCAGGAGCGGGCGCGGACCGAGCCCGTCCTTGAGGCACTGGCCCGCCTCGGGGTGCGCACGCTCGGGGACCTGGCCGCCCTGCCCCGCGCGGACGTCACCGCCCGTTTCGGCCCCGCCGGTGAACGGGCGCACCGCCTCGCCACAGGTGAGGCGTGGCAGGTCCCCTCCAGCCCGCGCCCCGCCGCGGACATTGAGGCCGCCCTCGTGCTCGACCCTCCCGTCGAGCGCGCCGACGCCGCCGCCTTCGCCTCCCGGACCCTCGCCGAGAGGCTCTCCTCCTCTCTCGTGGCACACGGCCTGGCCGCAGGCCGGCTCCTCGTCGAGGCCGAGTGCGAGGACGGCAGCCTCCTGTCGCGCTCCTGGGCCCTTGAGACCGTCCCCAGCCCCGCCGACCTCACCGACAGGGTGCGATGGCAGATCGAGGGCTGGCTCGCCGCACGCCCGGGCGCGCGCCTGGCCGGAGCCCTGGTCCGCCTGCGCCTGCTCGCCCGCGAGACCTTCGCCGCCGGCACCTCTCAGACGGGCCTGTGGTCCGCCCCGGGAGAGGAGGGCCGACGCCGTGCCGCGCGCGCCGCCGAGCGCGTTGAGTCCCTGCTGGGCGCCGGCAGCGTGAGTGTGCCCGTCCTGGACGAGGGCTGGGACCCGCGCTCACGGGCACGGCTCGTGCCCTGGGGACAGCACGGTCCGGATAGTCCTGTCCGTGCAAAGCCGGGACGGGGCGCGGCCTCCGACGACGGTCGGGCGACCTGGGTGGGGTCCCTGCCCTCGCCGTCACCCTCACGTGTCCTGGCTGAGCCCGCGCCGACGGTCCTGCTCGACGCCCAGGGGCGAGAGGTTCTTGTCGACGCCCAGGGACAGCTCACATGCGCGCCCTGGGAGGTCCTGGTGGACCTGACGGACCTGGTGGACGCAGGGTCCGCGCCCGACGGACGGCAACGGGTGCGGTCCTGGGCCGGCCCGTGGCCCGTGGACGAGGGGTGGTGGCGGCCCACAGGGGCCTTGCGACGCGCCTACCTGCAGCTCGTCCCGCAGGACGGGCCCGCCCTGCTGCTCGTGCGCCGCTCAGGCTGGTGGCTCGAAGGCATCTACTCCTGA
- a CDS encoding tRNA (cytidine(34)-2'-O)-methyltransferase produces the protein MLHVIFFEPRIPGNSGAAIRLSANTGSMLHLVDPLFEMDDARLRRAGLDYHDLALTRVHATWQECLEQVPGRIFAFTAHTDTLYTDVDWHDDDALLFGPEPTGLPQEIMEHPRVDALVRIPMVEGNRSLNLANSAAIGLYQAWHSLGFPGGR, from the coding sequence GTGCTGCACGTGATCTTCTTCGAGCCCCGGATCCCCGGCAACTCCGGGGCGGCGATCCGCCTGTCGGCCAACACGGGCTCGATGCTGCACCTGGTGGACCCGCTCTTCGAGATGGACGACGCGAGGCTGCGCCGGGCGGGCCTGGACTACCACGACCTCGCCCTGACCCGGGTGCACGCGACCTGGCAGGAGTGTCTGGAGCAGGTGCCGGGCAGGATCTTCGCCTTCACAGCGCACACGGACACGCTCTACACCGACGTCGACTGGCATGACGATGACGCCCTCCTCTTCGGCCCGGAACCCACGGGACTACCGCAGGAGATCATGGAGCACCCGCGTGTGGACGCACTCGTGCGCATCCCCATGGTCGAGGGCAACCGCTCTCTCAACCTCGCCAACTCCGCCGCCATCGGCCTGTACCAGGCCTGGCACAGCCTCGGCTTCCCGGGTGGGCGCTGA
- a CDS encoding YbhB/YbcL family Raf kinase inhibitor-like protein gives MTADVSRPRSPFPYDLLPQVPAFTLASDDIAEGERMEDQFTAVHDNVSPELHWSGAPQGTRSFVVSCFDPDAPSPSGFWHWTILDLDASVTALPRGAGESDLLLEGAATHVRNDGGTHAWYGPYPPDGDGEHRYVFAVHALDVDTLGLDDEASAAAVACQVSFHSLGRALLTAAYSMPGPLSPGARAALDPATGTGGQ, from the coding sequence GTGACCGCCGACGTCAGCCGCCCGCGCAGCCCCTTCCCCTACGACCTGCTCCCCCAGGTCCCCGCCTTCACACTGGCCTCCGACGACATCGCCGAGGGCGAGCGCATGGAGGACCAGTTCACCGCCGTCCACGACAACGTCTCCCCCGAGCTTCACTGGAGCGGGGCGCCACAGGGCACGCGGTCCTTCGTCGTCTCCTGCTTCGACCCCGACGCCCCGAGCCCCTCAGGCTTCTGGCACTGGACGATCCTCGATCTGGACGCCTCCGTCACCGCTCTTCCCCGTGGGGCCGGTGAGTCCGACCTGCTCCTGGAGGGCGCTGCCACGCACGTGCGCAACGACGGCGGCACGCACGCCTGGTACGGCCCCTACCCGCCCGACGGCGACGGCGAGCACCGTTACGTCTTCGCGGTACACGCCCTCGACGTCGACACCCTCGGCCTGGACGACGAGGCCTCCGCAGCCGCCGTCGCCTGCCAGGTCTCCTTCCACAGCCTGGGCCGTGCCCTGCTCACCGCCGCGTACTCGATGCCCGGGCCACTGTCTCCGGGTGCCCGCGCAGCGCTCGACCCGGCCACCGGTACGGGCGGGCAGTAG
- the acnA gene encoding aconitate hydratase AcnA — MTSLDTFHSRATLDVEGTAYEIFRLDAVEGLERLPYALKVLAENLLRTEDGANVTADHVRALAQWDPAAEPDTEIQFTPARVVMQDFTGVPCIVDLATMREAVAELGGDPKVINPLAPAEMVIDHSVQIDSFGLASSLETNKEREYERNAERYQFLRWGQGALDNFRVVPPGTGIVHQVNIEYLARTVVTRPVAGADGETVTQAYPDTCVGTDSHTTMVNGLGVLGWGVGGIEAEAAMLGQPVSMLIPRVVGFRLTGAIPAGATATDVVLTITEMLRRHGVVGKFVEFYGEGVAAVPLANRATIGNMSPEFGSTAAIFPIDDVTLDYLRLTGRSEQSIRLVEAYARTQGLWHDPSREPAYSEYLELDLSTVVPSIAGPKRPQDRIVLSRAKEAFRQALPAYASQTSKPTPVTLANGTVTELDHGHVAIASITSCTNTSNPSVMVAAGLLARNAVARGLTSKPWVKTSTAPGSQVVTEYYEKAGLWPALNELGFNVVGYGCATCIGNSGPLPAEVSAAVNDADLAVVSVLSGNRNFEGRINPDVKMNYLASPPLVIAYALAGTMDFDFATEPLGQEPDGKDVFLADIWPDPAEVQATIDATIDREMYASGYADVFAGDERWRGLDTPEGETFAWDEDSTYVRKAPFFEGLTMALTPVEDITGARVLALLGDSVTTDHISPAGAIKADSPAGRYLAERGVERKDFNSYGSRRGNHEVMIRGTFANIRLRNQLLDGVEGGYTRNFLTGEQETIFDASQAYQAAGVPLVVLGGKEYGSGSSRDWAAKGTALLGVKAVICESFERIHRSNLIGMGVVPLQLPAGQTTASLGLDGTETFSIEGLTALNEGVTPSTVRVTAVKDDGGQVVFDAVVRIDTPGEADYFRHGGILQYVLRHLARGE; from the coding sequence TTGACCAGCCTCGACACCTTCCACTCCCGCGCCACGCTCGACGTGGAGGGCACCGCCTACGAGATCTTCCGCCTCGACGCCGTCGAGGGCCTGGAGCGCCTGCCCTACGCCCTCAAGGTTCTCGCCGAGAACCTGCTGCGCACCGAGGACGGCGCCAACGTCACCGCGGACCACGTGCGCGCCCTCGCCCAGTGGGACCCCGCGGCCGAGCCGGACACGGAGATCCAGTTCACCCCCGCGCGCGTCGTCATGCAGGACTTCACCGGCGTGCCCTGCATCGTCGACCTCGCCACCATGCGCGAGGCCGTCGCGGAGCTCGGCGGTGACCCCAAGGTCATCAACCCGCTCGCCCCCGCCGAGATGGTCATCGACCACTCCGTCCAGATCGACTCCTTCGGCCTGGCCAGCTCGCTGGAGACCAACAAGGAGCGCGAGTACGAGCGCAACGCCGAGCGCTACCAGTTCCTGCGCTGGGGCCAGGGGGCGCTGGACAACTTCCGCGTCGTGCCGCCGGGCACCGGCATCGTCCACCAGGTCAACATCGAGTACCTCGCCCGCACCGTCGTCACCCGGCCGGTGGCCGGAGCCGACGGCGAGACGGTGACCCAGGCGTACCCGGACACCTGCGTGGGCACGGACTCCCACACGACGATGGTCAACGGCCTGGGTGTGCTCGGTTGGGGCGTCGGCGGCATCGAGGCCGAGGCCGCCATGCTCGGCCAGCCGGTGTCCATGCTCATCCCGCGCGTCGTCGGGTTCCGCCTGACCGGCGCGATCCCCGCCGGTGCCACCGCCACCGACGTCGTGCTCACCATCACCGAGATGCTGCGCCGCCACGGGGTTGTCGGCAAGTTCGTCGAGTTCTACGGCGAGGGCGTCGCCGCCGTGCCGCTCGCCAACCGCGCCACCATCGGCAACATGAGCCCCGAGTTCGGCTCCACCGCCGCGATCTTCCCCATCGACGACGTCACTCTGGACTACCTGCGCCTGACCGGCCGCAGCGAGCAGTCCATCCGCCTGGTCGAGGCCTACGCCCGCACCCAGGGCCTGTGGCACGACCCCTCGCGCGAGCCCGCCTACTCCGAGTACCTCGAGCTCGACCTGTCCACGGTTGTGCCCTCCATCGCGGGTCCCAAGCGCCCCCAGGACCGCATCGTGCTCAGCCGGGCCAAGGAGGCCTTCCGCCAGGCACTGCCGGCCTACGCCTCGCAGACGTCCAAGCCGACCCCGGTGACACTGGCCAACGGCACCGTCACGGAGCTCGACCACGGGCACGTCGCCATCGCCTCGATCACCTCCTGCACGAACACCTCCAACCCCTCGGTCATGGTCGCGGCCGGCCTGCTGGCCCGCAACGCCGTCGCCCGGGGCCTGACGTCCAAGCCGTGGGTCAAGACCTCGACGGCTCCCGGCAGCCAGGTCGTCACCGAGTACTACGAGAAGGCCGGCCTGTGGCCCGCCCTCAACGAGCTGGGATTCAACGTCGTCGGCTACGGCTGCGCCACCTGCATCGGCAACTCCGGGCCCCTGCCCGCCGAGGTCTCGGCGGCCGTCAACGATGCGGACCTCGCCGTCGTCTCCGTGCTCTCCGGCAACCGCAACTTCGAGGGCCGCATCAACCCCGACGTCAAGATGAACTACCTGGCGTCCCCGCCGCTGGTCATCGCATACGCGCTGGCCGGCACGATGGACTTCGACTTCGCCACCGAGCCGCTGGGCCAGGAGCCGGACGGCAAGGACGTCTTCCTCGCCGACATCTGGCCGGACCCGGCCGAGGTGCAGGCCACCATCGATGCCACCATCGACCGCGAGATGTACGCCTCCGGCTACGCCGACGTCTTCGCCGGTGATGAGCGCTGGCGGGGCCTGGACACGCCCGAGGGCGAGACCTTCGCCTGGGACGAGGACTCCACCTACGTGCGCAAGGCCCCCTTCTTCGAGGGGCTGACGATGGCTTTGACCCCGGTCGAGGACATCACCGGTGCCCGTGTGCTCGCGCTGCTGGGCGACTCAGTGACCACGGACCACATCTCCCCGGCGGGTGCCATCAAGGCGGACTCCCCGGCGGGCCGCTACCTGGCCGAGCGCGGTGTGGAGCGCAAGGACTTCAACTCCTACGGGTCCAGGCGCGGCAACCATGAGGTGATGATCCGTGGGACCTTCGCCAACATCCGCCTGCGCAACCAGCTGCTCGACGGTGTTGAGGGCGGCTACACCAGGAACTTCCTCACCGGTGAGCAGGAGACGATCTTCGACGCCTCCCAGGCCTACCAGGCGGCCGGTGTGCCGCTCGTGGTGCTGGGTGGCAAGGAGTACGGCTCGGGCTCCTCACGCGACTGGGCGGCCAAGGGCACGGCGCTGCTGGGTGTCAAGGCCGTTATTTGTGAGTCCTTCGAGCGCATTCACCGCTCCAACCTCATCGGCATGGGCGTGGTCCCGCTCCAGCTGCCCGCGGGGCAGACGACGGCGAGCCTGGGCCTGGACGGTACGGAGACCTTCTCCATCGAGGGGCTGACGGCCCTCAACGAGGGTGTCACGCCGTCCACGGTGCGGGTCACCGCGGTCAAGGACGACGGCGGCCAGGTGGTCTTCGACGCCGTGGTTCGCATCGACACCCCCGGGGAGGCGGACTACTTCCGTCACGGGGGCATCCTGCAGTACGTGCTGCGTCACCTCGCACGAGGCGAGTGA
- a CDS encoding SatD family protein: MSVSYAILADIVGSRTLSDRPDAQRTFHEALRCAARDLGLLQEPYATVGDEFQALAPTLDGALLLTLRTQLLLPEGLELRFGIGQGEARTVSDDAATPIQDGPAWWRAREAIDAAHEAQQRTGFVRTRAVLDDAGATATLNAMLVLRDQAVSRLQDRPRRMLAALLGGATQVEVAAQQGVSQSAVSSVVRGSGAGLLEAQHLLEALGGAGEQERAS, from the coding sequence ATGTCCGTCTCCTACGCGATCCTCGCCGACATCGTCGGCTCCCGGACCCTCTCCGACCGGCCTGACGCGCAACGGACCTTCCACGAGGCCCTCAGGTGCGCGGCCCGGGACCTCGGGCTCCTCCAGGAGCCCTACGCCACCGTCGGCGACGAGTTCCAGGCCCTCGCCCCCACGCTCGACGGCGCGCTCCTGCTCACCCTGCGCACCCAGCTTCTCCTGCCCGAGGGCCTCGAGCTGCGCTTCGGCATCGGGCAGGGCGAGGCCCGCACCGTCTCCGACGACGCCGCCACCCCCATCCAGGACGGCCCGGCCTGGTGGAGGGCCCGGGAGGCGATCGACGCCGCCCACGAGGCCCAGCAGCGCACCGGCTTCGTGCGCACCCGCGCCGTCCTCGACGACGCCGGGGCCACGGCGACGCTCAACGCGATGCTCGTGCTCAGGGACCAGGCCGTCTCCCGCCTCCAGGACCGGCCCCGACGCATGCTCGCCGCCCTGCTGGGCGGCGCCACCCAGGTGGAGGTCGCCGCCCAGCAGGGCGTGAGCCAGTCCGCCGTCTCCTCTGTCGTCAGGGGCAGCGGTGCCGGTCTCCTGGAGGCCCAGCACCTGCTCGAAGCGCTCGGTGGGGCGGGGGAGCAGGAGCGGGCGTCATGA